From Aurantimicrobium sp. INA4, one genomic window encodes:
- the rpsA gene encoding 30S ribosomal protein S1 has product MTLVAKKAATQVAINDIGSAEDFLAAVEKTLKFFNDGDLIEGTVVKVDRDEVLLDVGYKTEGVIPSRELSIKHDIDPSEVVKVGDTVEALVLQKEDKEGRLILSKKRAQYERAWGDVEKIKDADGIVTGSVIEVVKGGLIVDIGLRGFLPASLIELRRVRDLTPYLGQDIEAKILELDKNRNNVVLSRRALLEQTQSESRSTFLVNLQKGQIRKGVVSSIVNFGAFVDLGGVDGLVHVSELSWKHIEHASEVVEVGQEVTVEILEVDMDRERVSLSLKATQEDPWQVFARTHAIGQVAPGKVTKLVPFGAFVRVADGIEGLVHISELSGKHVELAEQVVSVGDDVFVKVIDIDLERRRISLSLKQANEGVDPEGTEFDPALYGMLTEYDENGNYKYPEGFDPETNEWREGFDAAREKWELDYAAAQARWELHKTQVKATLEAEANIPDAPAPAAESTSFSSEAESAGTLADDESLAALREKLANN; this is encoded by the coding sequence ATGACGCTTGTAGCAAAGAAAGCAGCCACTCAGGTTGCAATCAACGACATCGGTTCTGCTGAGGACTTCCTCGCCGCTGTCGAAAAGACACTCAAGTTTTTCAACGATGGTGACCTAATTGAAGGAACCGTTGTCAAGGTAGATCGCGACGAGGTTCTCCTTGACGTTGGCTACAAGACCGAAGGTGTTATCCCTTCCCGCGAACTTTCTATCAAGCACGACATTGACCCTTCCGAGGTCGTCAAGGTTGGCGACACTGTTGAGGCACTTGTTCTTCAAAAGGAAGACAAAGAAGGTCGCCTTATTCTCTCCAAGAAGCGTGCACAGTACGAGCGTGCATGGGGCGATGTTGAGAAGATCAAAGACGCTGACGGAATCGTTACCGGTTCGGTTATTGAAGTTGTTAAGGGTGGTCTCATCGTAGACATCGGTCTTCGTGGATTCCTTCCTGCTTCTCTCATCGAGCTTCGTCGTGTTCGTGACCTCACTCCTTACCTCGGACAGGACATTGAAGCCAAGATTCTCGAGCTGGACAAGAACCGTAACAACGTAGTTCTTTCTCGCCGTGCACTTCTTGAGCAGACACAGTCTGAAAGCCGCAGCACCTTCCTGGTTAACCTCCAGAAGGGTCAGATCCGCAAGGGTGTCGTTTCTTCGATCGTCAACTTCGGTGCATTCGTTGACCTCGGTGGCGTAGACGGTCTCGTTCACGTTTCTGAGCTCTCTTGGAAGCACATCGAGCACGCTTCTGAAGTTGTAGAAGTTGGTCAGGAAGTTACCGTCGAAATCCTTGAGGTTGACATGGACCGCGAGCGTGTATCGCTTTCGCTCAAGGCAACTCAGGAAGACCCATGGCAGGTATTTGCCCGTACCCACGCAATCGGTCAGGTTGCTCCCGGTAAGGTCACCAAGCTTGTTCCATTCGGTGCATTCGTTCGCGTTGCAGACGGCATCGAAGGTCTCGTTCACATCTCTGAGCTCTCCGGCAAGCACGTTGAACTCGCAGAGCAGGTTGTTTCTGTTGGTGACGACGTATTCGTTAAGGTCATCGACATTGACCTCGAGCGTCGTCGCATCTCGCTCAGCCTCAAGCAGGCTAATGAGGGTGTTGACCCTGAAGGTACCGAGTTTGATCCCGCACTCTACGGAATGCTCACCGAGTATGACGAGAACGGAAACTACAAGTACCCAGAAGGCTTCGACCCAGAGACCAACGAATGGCGTGAAGGCTTTGATGCCGCACGTGAGAAGTGGGAATTGGACTACGCAGCTGCTCAGGCACGTTGGGAACTCCACAAGACTCAGGTCAAGGCAACTCTTGAAGCAGAGGCAAACATCCCTGATGCACCAGCGCCAGCTGCAGAAAGCACGTCTTTCTCCAGTGAGGCTGAATCTGCAGGAACTCTTGCTGATGATGAGTCGCTTGCCGCTCTTCGTGAAAAGCTCGCAAACAACTAA
- the coaE gene encoding dephospho-CoA kinase: MKLIGLTGGIGSGKSTIARRLADHGAYIIDADKVAREVVEPGSPALVQLSELFGRDILKEDGSLNRVALGDIVFTDAEALRKLNAIVHPAVRERTNFLITQAPQDSIVVYDVPLLVESENSYTFDAIVVASAPEQVRVERLMEHRGMLESEALARIQSQAPEEERLRLANHVIDTSGDLLHTYNQVDALWQELTKVD; the protein is encoded by the coding sequence ATGAAGCTCATTGGCCTTACCGGTGGTATCGGATCAGGCAAGTCGACTATTGCCCGCCGTTTAGCAGATCACGGAGCGTACATCATCGACGCCGATAAGGTGGCCAGGGAAGTTGTTGAACCTGGATCTCCGGCACTTGTTCAACTCTCAGAGCTTTTTGGCCGTGATATTCTCAAGGAAGATGGAAGTCTGAATAGGGTCGCCCTGGGGGATATTGTCTTTACAGACGCAGAAGCGCTGAGAAAACTTAACGCCATTGTTCATCCTGCTGTACGTGAAAGAACTAACTTCTTGATCACTCAAGCCCCACAAGATTCGATTGTGGTGTACGACGTACCATTACTTGTTGAGAGTGAAAACTCATACACTTTCGATGCAATTGTTGTCGCCTCAGCTCCTGAACAAGTACGTGTTGAGAGGTTAATGGAGCATCGAGGGATGCTCGAATCAGAAGCACTTGCGCGAATTCAGTCACAAGCTCCAGAAGAAGAGCGGCTTCGATTGGCCAATCACGTTATTGATACAAGCGGCGATTTACTCCATACATACAACCAAGTTGACGCACTGTGGCAGGAGCTGACGAAAGTAGACTAG
- the uvrB gene encoding excinuclease ABC subunit UvrB, translating into MQPRRSEKPFKVVSPYSPSGDQPAAIAELAGRIKAGETDVVLLGATGTGKSATTAWLVEAVQRPTLILAHNKTLAAQLATEFRELLPDNAVEYFVSYYDYYQPEAYVPQTDTFIEKDSSINAEVERLRHSTTNSLLTRRDVVVVSTVSCIYGLGAPQEYLEAMITLRVGERIQRDAILRQFVSMQYARNDIDFSRGNFRVRGDTIEIIPMYEELAVRIEMFGDEIEALYSLHPLTGDVVEKLDMVSVFPASHYVASEGIMKRAIITIREEMEERVAELEKQNKLLEAQRLRMRTTFDLEMMEQIGFCSGIENYSRHIDVREPGEAPQCLLDYFPDDFLCVIDESHVTVPQIGAMHEGDASRKRTLVEHGFRLPSALDNRPLRFDEFKDRVGQTVYLSATPGKYEMGIADGVVEQIIRPTGLVDPQIVIKPSRGQIDDLLEQIRVRAAKDERVLVTTLTKKMAEELTDFLTEAGVRVRYLHSDVDTLRRVELLTELRQGVFDVLVGINLLREGLDLPEVSLVAILDADKEGFLRSATSLIQTIGRAARNVSGEVHMYADLVTKSMQQAIEETTRRREKQIAYNIANGIDPQPLRKKIADITAMLQREEADTAELLSDNTKKSKRGTASTPGPSSQTRLIGTEGAEELENIILDLNEQMLIAAAELKFELAARLRDELSELKRELRIMKEAGHA; encoded by the coding sequence GTGCAACCTAGACGATCTGAGAAGCCTTTCAAGGTCGTAAGTCCGTATTCTCCCAGTGGAGATCAGCCTGCTGCAATTGCTGAGTTAGCCGGTCGCATCAAAGCTGGTGAGACAGACGTCGTACTTCTGGGTGCTACTGGTACCGGAAAATCTGCAACGACCGCATGGTTAGTAGAGGCAGTCCAGCGTCCTACATTGATTCTGGCTCATAACAAAACACTGGCAGCTCAACTTGCTACAGAATTTCGAGAACTTCTACCAGACAATGCTGTCGAATACTTTGTGTCCTATTACGACTACTACCAACCAGAAGCGTATGTACCTCAGACAGATACATTTATCGAAAAAGATAGTTCTATCAATGCTGAAGTTGAACGACTGAGACACTCAACGACCAATTCACTATTGACTCGCAGGGATGTTGTCGTGGTCTCGACTGTTTCCTGTATTTATGGACTGGGTGCTCCACAGGAATACCTCGAAGCAATGATTACTCTCCGGGTCGGTGAACGAATTCAACGTGACGCCATCCTGCGTCAATTTGTTTCAATGCAATACGCACGTAATGATATTGATTTCTCACGTGGAAATTTTCGTGTTCGTGGAGACACCATCGAAATTATTCCAATGTACGAGGAACTAGCAGTTCGTATAGAGATGTTCGGAGATGAAATCGAAGCTCTCTATAGCCTTCATCCGCTGACTGGGGATGTCGTAGAAAAGCTCGACATGGTTTCCGTCTTTCCTGCTTCCCACTACGTGGCCAGCGAAGGCATCATGAAACGAGCAATCATCACCATCAGAGAAGAGATGGAAGAGCGCGTTGCTGAACTCGAAAAGCAAAACAAACTTCTTGAAGCTCAGCGCCTTCGTATGCGGACAACGTTCGATCTTGAAATGATGGAACAGATTGGATTTTGTTCCGGAATCGAAAACTATTCTCGCCATATCGATGTTCGAGAGCCCGGAGAGGCACCTCAGTGCCTTTTGGACTATTTTCCAGATGATTTTCTCTGTGTCATTGATGAGTCGCATGTCACAGTTCCTCAAATTGGTGCAATGCATGAAGGTGATGCATCGAGGAAAAGAACCTTGGTTGAACACGGATTCAGGCTTCCATCTGCACTAGATAATAGGCCTCTTCGTTTTGACGAATTCAAGGATCGTGTAGGTCAAACCGTTTATCTTTCAGCAACACCTGGCAAATATGAAATGGGGATAGCAGACGGGGTTGTCGAACAAATCATTCGTCCTACAGGTCTCGTCGACCCGCAAATTGTCATCAAACCCTCCCGTGGTCAAATCGATGATCTCCTTGAGCAAATCCGTGTACGTGCCGCCAAGGATGAGCGTGTGTTGGTGACAACGTTGACCAAAAAGATGGCTGAAGAACTCACAGACTTCCTCACAGAGGCAGGTGTGCGCGTGCGCTACCTCCACTCAGATGTTGACACACTTCGCCGCGTTGAACTTTTGACCGAACTTCGTCAGGGTGTCTTTGACGTGTTGGTCGGAATCAACTTGTTGCGTGAAGGTCTCGATCTTCCTGAGGTTTCTCTTGTCGCTATCTTGGATGCAGATAAAGAAGGTTTCCTCAGATCAGCTACCTCATTGATCCAAACTATTGGTCGGGCTGCACGAAACGTCTCAGGTGAAGTGCATATGTACGCAGACCTGGTGACAAAATCAATGCAGCAAGCGATTGAAGAGACAACGCGCCGCCGTGAAAAACAAATTGCTTACAACATCGCCAACGGTATTGATCCTCAACCGCTCAGGAAGAAGATTGCGGACATCACAGCGATGCTTCAGCGTGAGGAAGCGGATACAGCTGAACTTCTTTCAGATAACACTAAAAAATCTAAGCGGGGAACCGCGTCAACTCCGGGCCCAAGCTCACAAACACGATTAATTGGGACCGAGGGTGCAGAAGAATTAGAAAACATCATTCTTGACCTCAATGAACAAATGCTCATTGCTGCAGCTGAACTCAAATTCGAACTCGCAGCACGATTAAGGGATGAACTTTCGGAGCTCAAACGTGAGCTTCGAATCATGAAGGAAGCTGGCCATGCCTAA